In Aeromicrobium wangtongii, the DNA window TGCGCGGCAAGGGAACACCTGACCGGGCGACGGGTCAGGTGCACCGGGTCACTCGTTCTCGGTGCGGTAGCCCAGGTTCGGCGAGAGCCACTTCTCCGCCTCGTCCAACGTCCAGCCCTTGCGGCGGGCGTAGTCCTCGACCTGGTCACGGCCGATGCGCCCGAGCACGAAGTACTGCGACTGCGGGTGGGAGAAGTACAGTCCGCTGACCGACGCGCCGGGCCACATCGCCATGCTCTCGGTCAGCTCGATGCCGGTGTTGGCCTCGACGTCCAGCAGCTCCCAGATGGTCTGCTTCTCGGTGTGCTCGGGGCAGGCCGGGTAGCCGGGCGCCGGACGGATGCCCTCGTACTTCTCCTTGATGAGGTCCTCGTTGCTGAGCGCCTCGTGGGGAGCGTGGGCCCAGAACTCCTTGCGCACCCGTTCGTGCATGCGCTCGGCGAAGGCCTCGGCCAGCCGGTCGGCCAGCGACTCCAGCAGGATCGCGTTGTAGTCGTCGAGGTTCTTCTTGAACTCGGCGATCTTCTCGCCGATGTTCACGCCCGCCGTGACCGCGAAGGCGCCGACGTAGTCGCGCAGGCCGGTCTCCTTCGGGGCGACGAAGTCGGCCAGCGACTTGCGCGCCGAGCCCTCACGGCCCTCGCCCTGCTGACGCAGCTGGTGCAGCGTCGTCAGGACCGTCGAGCGCGACTCGTCGGTGTAGACCTCGATGTCGTCACCCGGCACCTGGCTGGCGGGGAACAGGCCGAACACGCCGTTGGCGCGAATCCACTTCTGGTCGATCAGCTGGTCGAGCATCGCCTGGGCGTCCTCGTACAGCTTGCGGGCGGCCTCGCCGGTCGACGGGTTGTGCAGGATGTCGGGGAACTTGCCCTTCATCTCCCACGCGTTGAAGAACGGCTGCCAGTCGATGTACTCGCGCAGCTCGGCCAGCGGGTAGTCGGTGAAGGTCTTGACGAACTGCGTCGCCTCGCCGTGGCGGTGGTCGCAGTCCGGGCCCGTGCAGACGTCGCGGGCCTGCTGCAGGAGCATGCGGGGACGCGGCGGGTGGTAGTCGCTCCAGTCGATCGGGGTGGCCTTCTCCCGGGCCACGGCGATCGGCAGCAGGGACCGGGTGTCCTGGCGGGCGGCGTGACGCTCGCGCAGCGCCTCGTAGTCGGCGTTCGTGTCGGCCAGCAGCTTGGGGCGCTGCTCGTCGGACAGCAGGGCGGCGACGACTGGCACGGACCGCGATGCGTCCTTCACCCAGATCACGGGGCCGTGGTACTGCTGGGCCACCTTGACCGCGGTGTGGGCGCGGGACGTGGTCGCCCCGCCGATCATCAACGGGATGTCGAAGCCCTGGCGCTCCATCTCCTTGGCGAAGCTGACCATCTCGTCCAGCGAGGGCGTGATCAGCCCGGACAGGCCGATGACGTCGGCGCCCTCGGCCTTGGCGGCGTCGAGGATCTTCTGCGCGGGCACCATGACGCCGAGGTCGACCACGTCGTAGTTGTTGCACTGCAGCACGACGCCGACGATGTTCTTGCCGATGTCGTGCACATCGCCCTTGACCGTGGCCATGACGACCTTGCCGTTGCTGCGCTCGACGTCGCCGGGCTGCTTCTCGGCCTCGATGAACGGGATCAGGTAGGCGACGGCCTTCTTCATGACACGGGCCGACTTCACGACCTGGGGCAGGAACATCTTGCCCTCGCCGAACAGGTCGCCGACGACGTTCATGCCGTCCATCAGCGGGCCCTCGATGACCTCGATCGGGCGTCCGCCGCGGGCGCTGATCTCGGCGCGCAGCTCCTCGGTGTCGGACTCGGCGAACTCGTCGATGCCCTTCACCAGCGCGTGGGTGATCCGCTCGCCGACGGGCAGCGAGCGCCACTCCTCGGTCGCGACCTCCTTGACCGAGCCGTCACCGGCGAAGTCCGCGGCGATCTCGAGCAGCCGCTCGGTGCTGTCGGGGCGACGGTTGAGGATGACGTCCTCGATGCGGTCGCGCAGCAGCTCGGGGACCTCGTCGTAGACCTCGAGGGCGCCGGCGTTGACGATTCCCATGTCCATGCCCGCGTTGATCGCGTGGAACAGGAAGACCGCGTGGATCGCCTCGCGTACCGGGTTGTTGCCACGGAACGAGAACGACACGTTCGAGACGCCGCCGGACACCAGCGCGCCGGGGAGATTCTGCTTGATCCACCGGGTGGCCTCGATGAAGTCCAGCCCGTAGTTGGCGTGCTCCTCGATGCCGGTGGCCACGGCGAAGACGTTGGGATCGAAGATGATGTCCTCGGCCGGGAAGCCGACCTCGTTCACGAGGATGTCGTAGGCCCGCTGACAGATCTGCTTGCGGCGCTCGAGGTTGTCGGCCTGGCCGTCCTCGTCGAAGGCCATGACCACGACGGCGGCGCCGTACTTGCGGCACAGCCGCGCCTCGCGGATGAACTTCTCCTCGCCCTCCTTCATGGAGATGGAGTTGACGATCGACTTGCCCTGGACGCACTTGAGCCCGGCCTCGATGACCTCCCACTTGGAGGAGTCGATCATCGTGGGAACCCGGCAGATGTCCGGCTCGGTCGCGACGAGCTTCAAGAAGCGATCCATCGCCTCGACGCCGTCGATCATGCCCTCATCCATGTTGACGTCGATGACCTGGGCGCCGGCCTCGACCTGCTGGCGCGCCACGGCGAGCGCCGTCGTGTAGTCGCCGGCCTTGATGAGGTTGCGGAAGCGGGCCGAACCGGTGATGTTGGTGCGCTCACCGACGTTGACGAACAAGGTGTCCTCGACGACCGTGACCGGCTCCAGACCGGACAGCCGCAGGGCGGGGGAGGTCTCGGTGGGGACGCGGGGCGTCTTGTCGGCGACGTCGCGTGCGATGGCGGCGATGTGCGCCGGGGTCGTGCCGCAGCAGCCACCGACCATGTTGACGAAACCGGCCTCGGCGAACTCCGCGACGATCGCGGCGGTCTGGTCCGGCTCCTCGTCGTACTCGCCGAAGGCATTGGGCAGACCGGCGTTGGGGTAGCAGGACACGAAGGTGTCGGCGACGCGGGACATCTCGGCGATGTAGGGGCGCATCTCCTTCGCGCCCAGGGCACAGTTCAGGCCGACCAGCAGCGGCTTGGCGTGCCGGATGGAGTGCCAGAAGGCCTCGGTGACCTGCCCGGACAGCGTGCGGCCGGACGCATCCGTGATGGTGCCGGAGATGACCACGGGCCAGCGGCGGCCCTGCTCCTCGAACACGGTCTCGACGGCGAAGATGGCGGCCTTGGCGTTGAGGGTGTCGAAGATCGTCTCGATGAAGATGACGTCGGCGCCGCCCTCCAGCAGCGCGAGCGTCGCGACCTTGTAGGCCTCGACGAGCTCGTCATAGGTGACGTTGCGGGCGCCCGGATCGTTGACGTCGGGGGAGATCGACGCGGTACGGCTCGTGGGGCCGAGGGCGCCGGCGACGTAGCGGGGCCTCTCGGGCGTGCGCTCGGTCATGGCGTCGCACTCGCGGCGGGCCAGCCGGGCCGACTCGAAGTTGAGCTCGTACGCCAGGTCCTGCATGCCGTAGTCGGACAGCGAGATCGAGTTCGCGTTGAACGTGTTGGTCTCGATCATGTCGGCGCCGGCCTCGAGGTACTCGCGGTGGATCCCGGCGATGATCTCGGGCTGCGTCAGCGTCAGCAGGTCGTTGTTGCCCTGGACGTCGGACGGCCAGTCCTTGAACCGTTCGCCGCGGTAGCCGGCCTCGTCGGGACGGTCACGCTGGATCGCCGTTCCCATGGCACCGTCCAGCACCAGGATCCGGCTCCTGAGGAGCTCGGTCAGCGCTTCGGTCGCGTCGGGGCGAAGATCAGGGGCGTGGGACACAAGCATTCCTCGAGGTGCGATGGGCGAAGGAGTGCTGGGGGGCTCCAGCCGGCGGCGGGCTCGCCTGGGCCTTCGGGAGCTCCCGAACTACGACCTCCATTGTCGCATGATCGGCAATCCCGCGGCGGAACGCCGACCACGGCGTGGACAGCACCCTCGCAGGGAGGGCCTCGCCGCTCCACTACCGTGGGCGCGTGACCTCCTATGCCGCCGTCCTGTGGGACCTCGATGGCACGATCGTCGACACCGAGCCGCTGTGGATGGCTGCCGAGCACGCGCTGGCGGAGCGGCACGGCAAGATCTGGACCGAGGAGGACGCCCTCGAGCTGGTCGGCAACTCGCTGATCGTCTCCGGCGAGTACATCCGGACCAAGCTCGAGATCGACATGACCGCAGAGGCGATCGTCGAGTACCTGGTCGACAGCCTGGTGGCATCGCTGCGCGAGCACATCGACTGGCGTCCCGGAGCCCGCGAGCTGATCGCGGCGCTCGCGGCCGAAGGTGTGCCGCAGGCCCTGGTCACGATGTCGTACACGGCGATCGCCGAGCCGATCGCTGCGGCGCTGCCGTTCGCGGCCGTCGTCACCGGCGACACCGTCTCCCGGCCCAAGCCGTACCCGGACCCGTACCTGCTCGCCGCCGAGAAGCTCGGTGTCGACGCCTCGGACTGCCTGGCGATCGAGGACTCGCGCACCGGCGCCGCCTCCGCCACCGCCGCGGGCTGCGACGTCCTCGTCGTGCCGCACTTCGTCACCGTGCCCGAGGCCGAGCGCCGGGTGTTGCTCCCGACCCTGGCCGGCCTCACCCCCGGCCACCTCGACTCCCTCTTCGCAACCGCCCCCTGAGCCCAACCGCCCTTGAGCTTGTCGAAAGGGAAACGCCCCTTGAGCCTGTCGAAAGGGGACGCCCCTTGAGCTTGTCGAAAGGGGAACGCCCCTTGAGCTTGTCGAAAGGGCCTCCTGTGGACACAGCACATCCCGATCCGCCAATTCGCGGTGCCATGTCTCATGGCCTGGGTCTACATCCTCGAATGCTCGGACGGTTCCTACTACGTGGGTTCGACCCGCAACATGGAGTCCCGTCTGTGGCAGCACCAGGAAGGCCGCGGCGGTGCGTACACCAGCCAGCGGCTTCCCGTCAGACTCGTCTACGCGTGCGAGTTCGCCCGCGTTGCGGACGCCTGGGGCGTGGAGCGCAAGCTGCACGGCTGGTCACGGGCCAAACGAGAGGCACTGATCCGCGGGGACTTCGCGGCGCTTCCCAATCTGTCCCGCAACCGGGAGGCTCGAGGGCCGCGCGAGCAGGATGAGTAGGGCCCTTTCGACAGGCTCAAGGGGCGTTCCCTTTCGACAGGCTCAAGGGGCGTTCCCTTTCGACAGGCTCAAGGGGCGGGGTGGCTCAAGGGACGAGGGGTGGGGGAGTGCCGCCGAACTCGGGGCACAGCGCCTGGTGGGCGCACCAGCGGCACAGCCCGCTCCTGCGGGGCGGGAAGTCGCCCAGCTCGATGGCCCGCTCGATCGCCGCCCACAGCGCCAGCAGCTTCTTCTCGGTCGCCAGCAGATCGCTCGTCGTCGGCTCGTACCGCAGGAACGACCCGTCACCCAGGTACATCAGCTGCAGCAGGGCCGGTACGACGCCGCGGGTGCGCCAGATGACCAGCGCATAGAACCGCATCTGGAACATCGCCTTGTCCTCGTAGCGAGGGTCGGGCGCGCGTCCGGTCTTGTAGTCCACGACCCGGATGCGCCCGTCGGGTGCGATGTCGATGCGATCGACGATGCCACCGAACCGGACGCCCTCGCCGTGCTCGTAG includes these proteins:
- the metH gene encoding methionine synthase, giving the protein MSHAPDLRPDATEALTELLRSRILVLDGAMGTAIQRDRPDEAGYRGERFKDWPSDVQGNNDLLTLTQPEIIAGIHREYLEAGADMIETNTFNANSISLSDYGMQDLAYELNFESARLARRECDAMTERTPERPRYVAGALGPTSRTASISPDVNDPGARNVTYDELVEAYKVATLALLEGGADVIFIETIFDTLNAKAAIFAVETVFEEQGRRWPVVISGTITDASGRTLSGQVTEAFWHSIRHAKPLLVGLNCALGAKEMRPYIAEMSRVADTFVSCYPNAGLPNAFGEYDEEPDQTAAIVAEFAEAGFVNMVGGCCGTTPAHIAAIARDVADKTPRVPTETSPALRLSGLEPVTVVEDTLFVNVGERTNITGSARFRNLIKAGDYTTALAVARQQVEAGAQVIDVNMDEGMIDGVEAMDRFLKLVATEPDICRVPTMIDSSKWEVIEAGLKCVQGKSIVNSISMKEGEEKFIREARLCRKYGAAVVVMAFDEDGQADNLERRKQICQRAYDILVNEVGFPAEDIIFDPNVFAVATGIEEHANYGLDFIEATRWIKQNLPGALVSGGVSNVSFSFRGNNPVREAIHAVFLFHAINAGMDMGIVNAGALEVYDEVPELLRDRIEDVILNRRPDSTERLLEIAADFAGDGSVKEVATEEWRSLPVGERITHALVKGIDEFAESDTEELRAEISARGGRPIEVIEGPLMDGMNVVGDLFGEGKMFLPQVVKSARVMKKAVAYLIPFIEAEKQPGDVERSNGKVVMATVKGDVHDIGKNIVGVVLQCNNYDVVDLGVMVPAQKILDAAKAEGADVIGLSGLITPSLDEMVSFAKEMERQGFDIPLMIGGATTSRAHTAVKVAQQYHGPVIWVKDASRSVPVVAALLSDEQRPKLLADTNADYEALRERHAARQDTRSLLPIAVAREKATPIDWSDYHPPRPRMLLQQARDVCTGPDCDHRHGEATQFVKTFTDYPLAELREYIDWQPFFNAWEMKGKFPDILHNPSTGEAARKLYEDAQAMLDQLIDQKWIRANGVFGLFPASQVPGDDIEVYTDESRSTVLTTLHQLRQQGEGREGSARKSLADFVAPKETGLRDYVGAFAVTAGVNIGEKIAEFKKNLDDYNAILLESLADRLAEAFAERMHERVRKEFWAHAPHEALSNEDLIKEKYEGIRPAPGYPACPEHTEKQTIWELLDVEANTGIELTESMAMWPGASVSGLYFSHPQSQYFVLGRIGRDQVEDYARRKGWTLDEAEKWLSPNLGYRTENE
- a CDS encoding HAD family hydrolase, whose amino-acid sequence is MTSYAAVLWDLDGTIVDTEPLWMAAEHALAERHGKIWTEEDALELVGNSLIVSGEYIRTKLEIDMTAEAIVEYLVDSLVASLREHIDWRPGARELIAALAAEGVPQALVTMSYTAIAEPIAAALPFAAVVTGDTVSRPKPYPDPYLLAAEKLGVDASDCLAIEDSRTGAASATAAGCDVLVVPHFVTVPEAERRVLLPTLAGLTPGHLDSLFATAP
- a CDS encoding GIY-YIG nuclease family protein, coding for MAWVYILECSDGSYYVGSTRNMESRLWQHQEGRGGAYTSQRLPVRLVYACEFARVADAWGVERKLHGWSRAKREALIRGDFAALPNLSRNREARGPREQDE
- a CDS encoding RecB family exonuclease; the protein is MTELAAASTSRRSLSPSRAGDFQNCPLLYRFRTIDRLPEPAEPPMVRGTLVHAVLEELFGDPAPGRTLDRAVELLPSQWEKLRTSEPRLAELFTPEQAADETAWLASCITLLETYFAMEDPRRLEPAAREERVSYEHGEGVRFGGIVDRIDIAPDGRIRVVDYKTGRAPDPRYEDKAMFQMRFYALVIWRTRGVVPALLQLMYLGDGSFLRYEPTTSDLLATEKKLLALWAAIERAIELGDFPPRRSGLCRWCAHQALCPEFGGTPPPLVP